The region GATCGAACTTGGCAAGTTTTATGTCGAAAACGGGCGCATATCAAACCGCCGTTCAGACGTCGAAATCGCAAAGCGTTCGGACAAGTTGAAAAATAATTCTAAGGCCGGAAAAATCAGCGCGAAAAAGTGCAATGAAAACAAGGTCGGCATGGCAACGGGTGTTCAACAACCGTTCAACCATACAGATACAGATACAGATATAACAGATGCTAACGCATCTGACGGCGTGGCCGTCGATGCCACCAAACAAGCGATTTGGAAGCGAGGCGTCCCGTTTCTCTGCGAGCGTGGCGTCGATGAAAAGTCTGCCCGTTCGGTAATCGGAAAGTGGCTGCGGGATCACGGCGCCACGGCGCTGTTCGACGCCCTGTCCGAAGCCAGGAAATCAGCCACCGGCGATCCGGTCCCGTTCATCACCCAAATCCTGAAACCGAGGCCAGCGTTCGATATGGATGCAATCATGGCCGATGCCTTGGAGATCAATAGAAACCGATGAGCCATTTTGACAAATCAGACCGCGATAATTTTTTCACCGGCAAGGTCCGGGCATATCTGGATCGCCGCACCGCACCGCGTGGCATTGCCGACAAGCCGCAGGTTGTGCGCGAGGAACTGGCGGCATTGGTCCGCTGCGTCCTGCGGTTTGCGCCAACGTCCGGGATGGACGAATGGTGGCAGAAATTCGAAGACAGGCTGGCCGAGGAATCGACAACGCGGGCTTGGCCGACAGAGGGCGAAATCAAGAAGGCCGCACTTTCGCTGCGCGGCACTACACAGCCGAAATTCACGCAAGGCTACGAGGCCGATCCGCTGGCAATCAATGCCGGACGCATGAGCCGAGGCGAGGCGGTGGGCGACGGGTTTCTGTACGGCAGGCCCGCCGTGGCTTTGCTGCGCGCCGGGTATGTGACGCCTGCACAGATGGCTGGATACCGCAGCGGTTTGTTCTTCTCGGCAAAGAGCGTTTACGGCGAAGCGGTTGCCCTGAATATGGAATCCGAGTGGAAAAAACGCCACGCAGACGCCGAATGTCTTGATGACACGCCCCGGCAGCGCGGCACGGCAATCCCGGCCCCGAAGCGGATCGCGGCGCACGACTGGGACGGCGAAGGGGAGCGGGTTTGATGGAGACATGGGCAGAAATGACCTATCGCCACAAGCGCGAGCGGGTAGCGTTGGTCGAGGCGCTGGCGGCGCTGGGGATCACGCAAACAGAAGCTGCGCGGCGTCTAGAAACGTCGGTGCAAAATCTGAATGCCGTGATCCGCGCCAAAGGGATCAACTGGCCGACTGCCGGGACACCGGGCCGCAAGAGGAAATCAGCATGACCCCATTCGGCACCCAACCCCGCCCGTCAACGCTGCCGGCCAAGGCCAAGCCGCGCCCGGCGATGACATGGGCAGAACTGGCGCGGTCTGAGGGCCACATGAAGGGCTTCCCAGGCAGCCAAGGCCATTCCGCTCAGGAAAAGAAAGCCCACGCGAACCTGGAACGCATCATGGACGTGATCGCCGAGAACCCCGGCATTCGCCGCGTGGAAATCATCGACGCCACCGGAATTTCCAAATCCGCGGTTGAATCCGCAATCATACGGCTGGTTACGGCAGGCAGGGCGGCGAAGGTCGGCGGCGGCAAGCATGTGACCTATGAGGCGGTGAAATGAAGGTCCTGATCGGGTGCGAGCAATCTGGCGTCGTTCGTGATGCATTCCTTGCCGCCGGGCATGACGCATGGTCCTGCGATCTATTGCCGGCCGAGACGCCTAGCAATCGGCATATCATCGGCGATGTGCGCGACGTGATGCAAGGCGATTGGGATTTGCTGGCGGTGATGCATCCGCCCTGCACGAGGCTATGCAATTCCGGCGTTCGGTGGCTTCATGTCCCGCCTCCGGGGCGCTCCTTGGCGGAAATGTGGGCCGAACTGGACGAAGGCGCGGCGCTGTTCTCGGCAGTCTGGAATGTGCCGCACATCCCCCGCGTGGCCGTAGAAAACCCGGTGATGCACCGCCACGCGAAGGAGCGGATCGAGAATTTCCAGCCCGCCGCGCAGACGGTGCAGCCATGGCAATTCGGCGATGATCCTGACAGTCCGGATAATGAGCGCAAGCGCACCTGTCTGTGGCTGCGGGGACTACCAGCCTTGGCGGCAACAGGATCGCTTGATGGCGCCACAGCGCGCGAGAGTGTTCATCGCGCCAGCCCCGGCCCGGACAGGTGGCGCGAGCGCAGCCGGTTTTTCCCAGGCATCGCACAGGCAATGGCAACCCAATGGGGCGGATGCGCAAGGATGGCCGCAGAATGACACCACACCAGCAAGCGCAGATCGCAGCTGCCAAGGCCGCCCACGAGGCCACGGCCCGCGAATTGCAGGCAAACGGCATGGCCCGCGCGGCATCGGACGCCGCGATAATCGCCATGGCCGATGAAATCCGCCAGCGGCAACGCAGCGAACGGGCGCTGGCAGCAATGCGGGGGGCGGGGGAATGACCGACGCCGAACGCATAGCCGCCTTCCGCCGCGCCATTCTCGAAATGGCCGAGGAAATCGCCAAGGCCATCGCGCGCCACGAAAAGCGCGAGGCCGGGGAATGAGGATCAGCGGCATCTATCACCAAGCCAACGCGGACCCGCCGACTGGCGCAGAGGCCGAACGCCGCAACGCCGATGCCTGCCGCCACGCATGGCAGCAATACGGGCTGGTGGTGATCGACCCGGAGACGGTCATAGACGACTGGATCAGGCAGGCGTTCATCAATGAGGCGGTGCAGAGATACGGAAAGCGCCAGACGCGCTAGGGCCGGGCTACAGGCGCAAGCCGCGACACCAGAACGGGCAGACGGGCGCATACGGGCAAACAGAGGGGCAGGACATGGGGCGAGGCGACAGACGCGGCAAGGGTGCTGATGCGCGGGCAAAGTGGGCGGCGGTTGCGCCAGTGCCGCGACCGAAAAAACGAGGGGCGGCCAGAATGGCGGAAATCAAGCGCGAGACAATGGATGTAGCCCTGAAAGCCCGATGCCGCCAAATGGGCGTACCCGAGGAAAAGGCAGACGAAATGCGCGCGGCGATGATCGGTGAGCCAGAGGGCCGCACGCTGGCGTTGACGTGCGACCCCGATACCGCCGAGCGGCTTTGGCAATGGTTTGTCACCATGACGACCGCAGAGGCGCGATACCACCGCAGCATCGGCAAAAGCATCCACGCCAAAACCGCCAAGCTGGAAATGATGCAAGAGCGGTTTGAAACCCGCGACGACGACCGGCCCGACTTACGCACCCAGGACGAACGCGACCGCGATGCCGTCACCGGCTGGATGCGTTGGCAGGGCTATCTTGGCCGCCTTGATGCCGCCGACAGCGCCGCGATATTCAGGGTCTATCGCCACGGGGCCGTTGCTGTCGTGTCTGGCGTCGTCACCCGCGCCGGCAAGCGGTTTGTCGCGGCTATGCTGGCGCTGGATCGGGTGATGTGAAGCGGGTTGACATTCTGCGACGGATCGAACAGAATTCGATAACCCTCCCCCCCCGGGCCCCCCCCCCGGCCCCCCCCCCCCGCCCCCCCCCCGCCCCCCCCCCGCGCCCCCCCGCCCCCGCGGGCCCCCCCCCCCCCCGCCCCCCCGGCCCCCGGGGCCCCCCCCCCCGGGGCCCCGGCCCCGCCCCCGCCCCCCCCCCCCCCCCCCCTTGGAAAGTTGCGCCGCCGGGGAAACCTGCGCGGCGTTTCGATTCAGCCGCTTTGATGCGGTGTGACAACAGAACACAAGGTCCGGCCCGACCAGCATAGCCAACAGGGCGCTGTCACACCCCATGAGCGCGGCGGTTGCCAGAGTGGTTGAATGGTGATCGACGGAAAAAGCCCGGTGGCTCGGGTTCGCGGGTTCGAATCCCGCACTGTCGCGCTCAACCCAACAAGACCCGCCACGCCTCTCTGCGATGCGCACCATGGCGGGTTACTTATCCGCCCCTACTCCACACGGGCCAACCGCCGCCCGTCATTCCCCATGCGCGAAAGCGTCAACGGTTCGGGGCGAGGCATCGAAGGGCCGAATTGTGGACGGCGGGACATCCCAAGGTGACGACATGGCGAAACGTGCAACCGGGCCGGGATTGACGGCCAAACAGGACGCGTTCGCGCTGGCATATGTCGAGACCGGCAACGCAGCCGAGGCATACCGCCGCGCCTATGACGTCAAGGCCGCGACCCAGCACAGCACCATCTATAGCGCGGCATCGCGGTTGCTGGCCGACAGCAAGATATCTGCAAGGGTTGTCGAGCTTCAGGATCAGGCGGCATCAATGTCGCTCTACACGGTCAAGGTGGCATTCGAGGAATACGAAGCCGCCCGACAATTGGCAATCGCAGAGGCCAACCCGAGCGCCGCCGTCTCGGCAATAAATGGCAAGGTGAAGCTGTTCGGACTGGACCAGCCACAGCGAATTAACTCCGAGGTTCGTGGCACTATCCAGATGGATGTTGTGACCAATGACGCAGATGCTTTCACCCGCCGCATGGCTGGCCTCGCAGCCCGCGCTGATGATGGCGGAACTGGCGACACTGACGCCGGAAGCGAAGGCGGCTCTTAACTGGCGCTGGCGCGGCTGGTGGGCGCGACCGTCGCAGGTTGCCCCGGATGGTGACTGGCGCGTTTGGTTTTTCATGGCTGGTCGCGGTGCCGGCAAGACCAGGGCCGGGGCCGAATGGGTCAGGGAACAGGTCATTGCTGGGCGCAAGCGGATTGCACTGATCGCGCCGACTGCTGCTGATGCGCGCGACGTGATGGTTGAGGGCGATAGCGGCATCCTGTCGGTATGCTGGTCGGGGGACCGGAGCGCTGCCGGTGAAGAACTGGGGCGGCCGCTTTACGAGCCGTCGAAGCGCCGCTTGACTTGGGCGAATGGCGCAATGGCTACGCTGTTTTCGGCTGATGAACCGGAGCGACTGCGCGGGCCACAATCGGACGCGCTTTGGGCCGATGAATTGGGATCATGGCGCCGGCCGGAAGCCTGGGATATGGCGATGTTCGGGCTTCGCCTTGGCGATGACCCCCGCGCCGTGGTCACGTCAACGCCAAAGCCTAATCCGCTGGTGCGGAAACTGGCGAGGGATGGCGGCACAGTCTTGACGCGGGGCAGCACTTTTGACAACGCCGCGAACCTTGCGCCGTCTGCGATTGAAAAACTGCGCAGGGACTATGACGGCACCCGGCTAGGCCGGCAGGAACTGTATGCCGAGATCCTTGACGATCTGCCCGGCGCGTTGTTTAGCCGGGAACTGATCGACGCGGCCAGAGTGAAGACGGCCCCGGACATGCAGCGGATCGTGGTCGCAATCGACCCGAGTGGCAGCGCCGGGGATGCAGACGACGGCGACAGCCAGGGCATCATCGTTGCGGGCAAGGGCATCGACGGTCGGGCCTATGTGCTGGCGGATCGGACATGCAAGCTGTCACCGGATGGCTGGGCAAGGCGCGCGGTTGCCGCCTATCACGAGTTCAATGCCGACCGGATCGTTGCGGAACGCAACTACGGCGGCGCGATGGTTGAGGCGGTCATTCGCACGGCGGATCGCAAGGTCAGCTATAAGGAAGTCACCGCCACGCGCGGCAAGGTGGTGCGGGCCGAGCCGGTCGCGGCCCTCTATGAGCAGTGCATCGCGGAAGGGATGCCCGTTGAGACAAGCACCGGTCCCGTAGCGATTGAAGATGTGCGAGCGGGGGACAGGGTTTGGACGCGCGAGGGGCTGCGAAGGGTGCTTTGGGCAGGCCAGACGGGAGAGCGCGAGACGTTGGTTATCCGGCACGGTGCTGGGGTGCTTGAATGTACCCCGGATCACCCGGTTTTCTGCCAACGTGGGTTTACCGACGCTGGACAACTTGTTCCTGGAAATGATACTTTAACCGTATGGAAAAACAGCAACATTTATGCGGGGACTGCGGCGCGCCAGTGTCGAGGTCTGGGGTCCGGTGCCGATCTTGCGGGGCCGCAGAGCGATGGAAAACACGCGCGAGAAAGCGGCCATTTGTGGAGTTCGGTGGTGTTCGATACTATCGGCAGGGTGATGGCTATTGGCGGGCATCTCGCCACGCTGGCAATGAACTTCTGCACCGTGCGGTTTGGCGGGCCGCGTATGGCGACATCCCTGCCGGGCAGCACGTTCATCACATCGACGGCGATTCTGGAAACAACTCGCTCGAAAACCTTCAGGTTATCAAGCCGCAAGATCACGCCAAGCACCACTATAGACCGGACCGCCTCCTATCTGATGAGGCAATGTTCAAACTCGGGAAATCTCAAAGGGAACGATGGAAGAAGATCGAACCCCGAGAGCACACCTGCGATCAATGCGGTGGGCAGTTCCAAAGCCGGGGAAACTGGGTCCGCTTCTGCTCACCAAAGTGCAACGCTGCATGGTGGAATTGGCAGCGTCGAAGCAGGGCAAAGGCGGCGGGTCTACAACCTCCACGTTGAGGGTTGCCACGAATTCTTCGCGGGCGGCGCATTGGTCCACAACTGCCGGGTTTCTCACGTCGGATCATTCGACGCGCTGGAAGATCAGCTTTGCCTGTTCGGGCCGGATGGTTACGCCGGCGAGGGATCGCCCGACCGGGCAGATGCGACGGTTTGGGCGCTGACTGAGTTGATGCTCAAAGAGCAGCCGACCACAAAAACAACCGCAGTCACGGGGCTATTCTGATGGATGTCACTGAGCGACACCCGGACTTGACAGCCGACCGCATTGCGGACTGGCAGTTGATGCGGGACACAATGGACGGGTCGCGCGCAGTCAAGCGCCGGGCGCAAACATACCTGCCGATGCCGTCCGGGTTCGCCTCGATGGATGATGGCGGGCTGGCGGTCTACAACAACATCTACAAGCTGCGCGCCATTGTGCCGGAAATTCTAGCGCCGTCAGTCGGGGCGATGATCGGCATCATCCACGGCAAGGAAACGCAGATCGAAATTCCTGATGGCATGGCGTGGATATGGGAAAACGCGGACGGCGACGGGATGCCACTTGAGGCGTTTCACCGGGGCATCACCCGCAATCTGCTATGGCTGGGCCGGTATGGCGTCTTGGCATCCGCGCCGGCTACCGGCGGCAATCCGTATCTTGTCGGGTATTCCGGCGACAGCCTGATCAACTGGGACCGGGATTTCTACGTCCTGGACGAAAGCGGATACCAGCGAAACGGGTTCCGGTGGGAATCGGTTACGCGGCACCGGGTTTTGACGATTGAGGACGGCGCGTTTGTTTCGACGGTTTACGAGGGCGAAACGATGGCGGCAAGCGAGCCAGTAGCACAAGGCGGCGTAAGGCTTGATTTTGTCCCGTTCACGGTCGGCAATGCGCGCGATGTTACGGCTGCGGTCGAAACCCCGCCTCTTGTCGGCGTGTCGAATGCCATCATCAACGCCTACCAGTTATCCGCCGACTGGCGCTGGCAGTTGTACATGAGCGGGCAGGAAACGCTTGTCGCAATCAACGGCGATGCGCCATCGAGTGTCGGGGCCGGGGTTGTGCATCAGATGAATGGCGGTGACGGCAACACGCCCGATTTGAAATATGTCAGCCCGTCCTGTTCCGGCATCGCGGCGCATGACAACGCCATTCAAAAGCAGATCGACGCGGCGGTCATGGCCGGGGCGCGGATGTTTGAGCAATCCGGCAACGGGCAGGAAAGCGGCGAAGCCCGTCGCCTGCGGTTTGCATCCGAGACTGCCAACCTGTTGAGCGTGGCGCAGGTATCGGCCGCGCTGCTGGAAAAGGCGCTGCGGTTCGCGGCGCGGATCTCGGGCATGGATGAAAAGGCTGCGGACGAAATCGTCGTCACGCCCCCGCGCGACTTGCTCGACAACACCATGAGCGCCGCAGAATTTGCCACGCTGTTCGACGCCTACGAGCGCGGCGGCATGGCTTGGGAAACCCTCTATGCGCGCGGTCAGGCCGGCGGGATATACACCGACGAGCGTAACGCCGAAGAAGAATACGCATTGCTGGAAGGCGATGCGATATAGGCCGGAACCCGGCACAACCCCCACCAAAGGAGACAGGCCAATGGCTGTCAAACTCGTAGTCGAGACCCTCGACGACATTGATGAAACCCTGCACCCGCTCTACGTCGAACATGATGGCAAGTTCCATCTGGACGCCGACGCGGACAGCATCCGTGGGCATCGGGATGTGATGCCGCTTGCCAATGCCTATGACCGGACCAAATCGGACCTGTCATCGTACAAAACCAAGCTGACGGACGCGCAACGGCGGGCCGCGCCTGATGATTTCGACCCGGAAACGTGGAAGAAGCTCAAAGACGGCAAGACCGACGATGCCGCGCATCAGCGCCAGCTTGTCGAGTTGCGCAAGACGCTGGAGGCCGAGCGCGACGAGTGGAAGGGCATGTATACCGGCGAAGTCACCAAGGGCCGCAAGGCCAAGGTCAACGCCGAATTGACAGACGCGCTTTCAGCCGCCGGCATCACCAACGCCGTTTTCGTCAAGGCCGCGCGGGCCATGTTGGAGCCGCGCGTGTCGATGGACGACGACGATACAACTCTTGATATTGGCCTTGGCCCGATGACGATTTCCGAGGCCATCAAGCGGTGGTCTACCGGCGACGAAGGTAAGGCGTTTGTCGCGCCTCCCAAGGGCGACGATGCGCGCGGCAACACGCGCGGAATGAACGGCAATCAGACAAAAGGCGACATCGGCGGGGACAGGGCTGCGCGCATCGCTGCGTTGAACGCCAAATTCCCCGATCTCGCCCAGTAACTACCGCCCATGTCGGGCAACCCCGTGATCTCAATGAGACGGCGGGCATATAGGGCAGTGCCCCAACCTCCACTCTGATTTCACGAAAGGAAACAGACATGACTACATCTCAAATGGTTGTGTTCAACCAATACTTCATGCCCGCGACTATCGAAACGCTGGCCCAAATGGTCAGCAAGTTCAACGCGGCATCGGGCGGCGCAATCCGCCTGACCACGGATGGCTTCGATGGCGATTTCTTGCAGGAATCGTTCTACGCGGCCATCCATTCGGCGCAGCGCCGCGTTGACCGCTATGCCAGCAACACCACGGCCAGCACAACTGACCTGACCCAGGCCAAACATTCGTCGGTCAAGATCGCCGGCGGGTTCGGCCCGATCCGGTATGAGCCGGCGCAAATGACATGGCTCAACAAGCCCACCGCCGAGGGTATCGAGGTTGCATCGCGCAACTTTGCCGAGGCGATGTTGAAAGACCAGTTGAACACCGCAGTTGCGGCGCTGGTTGCGGCTATCGGCCAGCAGGGCGCGACGACCACGGTTGATGTATCCACCGGTTCCGGGGCCAAGGTGATCGACTATGCCACGGTCAACAACAGCCATGCGCTGTTCGGGGATCATTCCTCGCTGATCGCGGCGCAGATCATGTCGGGTGCGAGCTATCACGCGTTCGTCGGTCAGAACCTGACCAACACCGAACGGCTGTTTCAGGCCGGGACGGTGCGGATCGTGGATATCATGGGCAATGTGACCATCATCACGGACGCCCCGGCGCTCTACACCGCTGCTGTGGTTTCCCCGGCGGTTGCTGCGAAGCGGCGCGTTCTGTCGCTGGTGGCCGGCGCCGCGACTGTCTCCGATGGCGGCGACGTGGTGTCGAACATCCAGACCACGAACGGAAATCTGCGGATCGAAACGACCTTGCAGATCGACTACACGTTCGGGCTGGGGCTGAAAGGCTACACCTGGGATGAAACCTATGGCGGCAAGTCCCCGACCGATGCCGAAATCGGCACGGGCACAAACTGGGATAAAATCGCCAGTGACATCAAGCATACGGCGGGAACCCTTGCCGTCGGCTTGGCCTGACTTTTGCAGTAGGGGCGGCGCAATCCGCCCCTATCACCAAGGCTAGGAGCAAGACATGAAACCGCAGAAACCTGTAATTTTCGAGCCGCACCCGGTGACGCCGGAACGCAAGGCGGAACTTCACGCCGCCGGGTACAAGATCATTGACGCGCGGTTTGCGCCGCGTGAGGCGAAGGTGCCGGTCCTGCCGACCCGCGACGACATAGCCGGAATGAAGCGCGGCGAGGTGGTCGAGTGGTTGAAAGCGCATGGCGTTGATGACCCGAAGGGGCCGGTTGCCGATCTGCGCGACGATCTTTCGCGGGCGATGTTTGCAGACCTGTGAGGCTGGCGCTTTGCCTCGGCGGTGCCGCCGGGGTTCGGGATGATTGGGCGGCGGCGCTGGCGCTGTTTGCGCCGAATTATGTGGTCGCATGTAACGACGCCGGGATGATCTGGCCGGGGCGACTGGATGCCTGGGTGACGCTACATCCCGACAAGATGCGCGGATGGCGCGACGCGCGGGCATCCAATGGGTTTGAACCGGCGATTGAGTATCTGGTGCATGGGGATCGTATCCAGCGATGGTGCGATCTGGTGGAGTTTCGCTTTCCCGGCCAGCAAAGCAGCGGATCAAGCGGCATGATGGCGGCCAAGGTTGCGTTGCACGATCTAGGCGCGGATCGGGCTGTTCTGGCGGGAATACCGATGGATCGGGAACCGCATTTCTTCGACGCCGAAATCTGGCAGGCCGCGACCGGCTATCACGGCGTATGGGATCAACTTTCCGGCTTTGACCGGGATCGGGTGCGCAGTATGTCGGGCTGGACGGCGCAACACCTTGGAACGCCTGACGCGGAGTGGCTTGGATGCTGAGTTTTACGACACTTGCCGTCACGGCTGCTGAGGCAACGGCCTATCACGCGCTGGCGGCGCCGACCGGCTGGCCGGTGGTTGAGGCCGACCAGGAGGCGGCGCTGTATCGCGGCCAGCGGTATATCGCGGCGCGGTATAATGGGCTGTGGCTGACTGACTGGGACAACGATGACGCACCGGACGAGGTGAAACATGCGATTTCCGAGGCCGGGCTGGTGGAAGCGGTTTCGCCGGGAAAGCTGTCTGTCACCAGCACTCCGGCAGCGGACAAGGTGCTGGTTGGCGTCGGGAACATCACATGGGAGCGGGTGAAGGCCGGCGGCATGGATGGGTGGATACCGCGCCTGTCGATTGTTGAGGGGCTGCTTTCCGGCTTGGTTCGGAGCGGTGCGACGATGCACCTGAGCCGCGCATGACCGCCGGGACCGACATTGCCGCCGAAATCGCGGCCGCTCTGGCCGAGGCTGGCGAGGCTACCGGATCGGGCGCGCTGGTCTGCACCATCAAGCGGGCATCCGGCGGGCCGGTGACGCCATGGGATACCGGCGCGGCGACGGCAGCCTATTTCGAGGTGACCGCGCTGGCCGATGAGCAGCGGCTGCGCGACATCAACGGCACCCTGATCGGGCAGACGGTGCGGACGCTGATGGTTGACGCCACCGGGACAGTGCCGCTCAAGTCGGACGTGATTGCGGTTGGCATCCGGGCGGCGGCGGTTGACGCGAACACCGAATGGGCGCAAATTCTTGAGGTTCGCACGACCGCGC is a window of Myxococcales bacterium DNA encoding:
- a CDS encoding DUF4055 domain-containing protein, producing the protein MAASEPVAQGGVRLDFVPFTVGNARDVTAAVETPPLVGVSNAIINAYQLSADWRWQLYMSGQETLVAINGDAPSSVGAGVVHQMNGGDGNTPDLKYVSPSCSGIAAHDNAIQKQIDAAVMAGARMFEQSGNGQESGEARRLRFASETANLLSVAQVSAALLEKALRFAARISGMDEKAADEIVVTPPRDLLDNTMSAAEFATLFDAYERGGMAWETLYARGQAGGIYTDERNAEEEYALLEGDAI
- a CDS encoding HNH endonuclease, whose amino-acid sequence is MEKQQHLCGDCGAPVSRSGVRCRSCGAAERWKTRARKRPFVEFGGVRYYRQGDGYWRASRHAGNELLHRAVWRAAYGDIPAGQHVHHIDGDSGNNSLENLQVIKPQDHAKHHYRPDRLLSDEAMFKLGKSQRERWKKIEPREHTCDQCGGQFQSRGNWVRFCSPKCNAAWWNWQRRSRAKAAGLQPPR
- a CDS encoding terminase small subunit, with the translated sequence MAKRATGPGLTAKQDAFALAYVETGNAAEAYRRAYDVKAATQHSTIYSAASRLLADSKISARVVELQDQAASMSLYTVKVAFEEYEAARQLAIAEANPSAAVSAINGKVKLFGLDQPQRINSEVRGTIQMDVVTNDADAFTRRMAGLAARADDGGTGDTDAGSEGGS
- a CDS encoding winged helix-turn-helix domain-containing protein, translated to MTPFGTQPRPSTLPAKAKPRPAMTWAELARSEGHMKGFPGSQGHSAQEKKAHANLERIMDVIAENPGIRRVEIIDATGISKSAVESAIIRLVTAGRAAKVGGGKHVTYEAVK